Proteins from one Ipomoea triloba cultivar NCNSP0323 chromosome 1, ASM357664v1 genomic window:
- the LOC115996059 gene encoding probable transcription factor KAN4, which produces MFLGSNAAMSGRGSTLPDLSLQISPPSISSFDRSCNNIDRSSSMDSGSSGSDLSHEHNGGVSFFPPGYQRSVELSLSRGFELAAAAAGLSGPLSVPVQRNSRLEVLPQHRHNFQPQIFGGGRDFKRSARMIGGVKRSVRAPRMRWTSTLHAHFVHAVQLLGGHERATPKSVLELMNVKDLTLAHVKSHLQMYRTVKSTDKAPGARQSCEKAEDMISTPPSSLQTTTPRNAQRASWPPSLPEPNPLYHPHLRQNDAAETDGRDDGTGRELCEMKGKFDRLSSSSLSSSSDTFVNLEFTL; this is translated from the exons ATGTTTTTGGGTTCAAACGCGGCAATGAGCGGTAGGGGGTCGACTCTGCCGGATCTTTCTTTACAGATCAGCCCGCCGTCGATTTCCAGCTTTGACCGGAGCTGTAATAATATTGACCGGAGCTCCAGCATGGATTCCGGCAGTAGCGGCAGCGATTTGAGCCACGAGCATAACGGCGGCGTTAGTTTCTTCCCGCCTGGGTACCAACGGTCTGTTGAGCTGAGCTTGAGTCGAGGGTTTGAgctggcggcggcggcggcggggctGAGCGGCCCGCTATCCGTACCGGTTCAGAGAAATAGCCGCCTTGAGGTGCTGCCGCAGCACCGCCACAATTTCCAGCCGCAGATATTCGGCGGCGGCCGGGATTTTAAACGGAGCGCGAGGATGATCGGAGGAGTGAAACGCAGCGTTAGAGCTCCGAGAATGAGATGGACTTCCACTCTCCACGCCCATTTCGTTCACGCCGTTCAACTCCTCGGTGGCCATGAAC GAGCAACGCCGAAATCCGTGCTGGAGTTGATGAATGTCAAAGATCTTACCCTAGCTCATGTGAAAAGTCACTTACAG ATGTACAGAACAGTGAAGAGCACTGACAAAGCACCAG GCGCACGGCAGTCTTGTGAGAAGGCAGAAGACATGATATCAACGCCACCATCATCACTACAAACCACCACACCAAGAAATGCTCAGAG AGCTTCTTGGCCGCCATCATTGCCGGAACCAAACCCCCTTTACCATCCTCATCTCCGACAGAATGATGCCGCCGAG ACGGACGGACGCGATGATGGCACGGGTCGTGAGTTGTGTGAGATGAAGGGGAAGTTCGATAGGCTTAGCAGCTCATCATTGTCATCTTCTTCAGACACTTTTGTTAATCTTGAGTTTACACTATGA
- the LOC116013393 gene encoding xanthotoxin 5-hydroxylase CYP82C4-like, with protein sequence MDTLHFLMIGTFLSTIFLYYGWIIRGTKKGRKVNQKGGSEAPEPVGAWPVIGHLHLLGGADQLLYRTLGAMADKYGPAFNIRLGSRRAFVVSSWEVAKECFTTNDKALASRPMTVAAKHMGYNYAVFGFAPYTSFWREMRKIAMIELLSNRRLEILKHIRLSEMNLCVRDLHELWAKNGSGAVELKRRFEDMSLNMIVRMVAGKRYFGAAGDTSDDGEARRCQNAINKFFHLIGIFVPADALPFLRWLDLHGHEKAMKATAAELDSILNGWVDEHRKRRKTGEVKGEGDQDFIDVMLSLEEQGHFSNFQYDPDTTIKSTCLALILGGSDTTAGTLTWAISLLLYNREVMRKAQEEIELHVGKDRLVEESDVRNLIYIQAIVKETLRLYPAGPLLGPREAMEDCVVAGYNVLAGTRLIVNVWKIQRDPRVWEDPNAFKPERFLNRAQNVDLRSQDFELMPFGSGRRSCPGMSFALQVLNLTLARIVQAFDMATPLGEAVDLTESPGLTIPKATPLEVVLTPRLPNKLYI encoded by the exons ATGGATACTTTGCACTTTTTAATGATTGGAACATTTTTGTCTACAATCTTTCTCTATTATGGTTGGATCATTAGAGGAACAAAGAAGGGAAGAAAAGTTAACCAAAAGGGTGGCAGTGAAGCCCCGGAGCCAGTCGGTGCATGGCCGGTCATCGGTCACCTCCACCTACTCGGCGGCGCAGATCAACTCCTCTACCGCACGCTCGGCGCCATGGCCGACAAGTACGGCCCAGCGTTCAATATTCGGCTGGGGAGCCGCCGAGCTTTCGTGGTAAGCAGCTGGGAAGTGGCTAAAGAATGCTTTACCACAAACGACAAAGCACTAGCTAGCCGACCCATGACCGTAGCCGCAAAGCACATGGGCTACAACTACGCCGTCTTCGGCTTCGCGCCATACACGTCATTTTGGCGCGAGATGCGAAAGATCGCGATGATCGAACTCCTGTCAAATCGACGGCTGGAAATCCTCAAGCACATAAGGTTGTCGGAAATGAATTTGTGCGTTCGAGATTTACACGAGTTATGGGCTAAAAACGGCTCCGGCGCCGTTGAACTCAAACGCCGGTTTGAGGATATGTCGTTAAATATGATCGTCCGGATGGTGGCCGGAAAACGTTACTTTGGGGCCGCCGGAGATACTTCCGATGACGGAGAGGCGAGGCGGTGCCAAAATGCTATAAATAAGTTCTTTCATTTGATTGGTATTTTTGTGCCGGCGGATGCGCTGCCATTTCTGCGGTGGTTGGATTTGCATGGGCATGAGAAAGCCATGAAAGCCACGGCGGCGGAGCTGGACTCGATACTCAATGGATGGGTGGATGAACACCGTAAGAGGCGAAAAACTGGCGAGGTTAAGGGTGAGGGTGATCAGGACTTCATCGATGTTATGTTGTCCCTCGAGGAACAAGGCCATTTTTCAAACTTCCAATATGATCCAGATACCACTATAAAGTCTACTTGTCTG GCACTTATTCTGGGAGGTAGCGACACAACAGCGGGAACGTTAACATGGGCCATTTCGTTACTACTATACAACAGAGAAGTAATGAGGAAGGCTCAAGAGGAGATAGAACTCCACGTTGGCAAGGACAGGCTAGTCGAGGAATCCGATGTTCGAAACCTTATCTATATTCAAGCCATTGTGAAAGAAACATTAAGATTATATCCAGCAGGTCCGCTCCTAGGGCCCAGGGAGGCCATGGAGGATTGCGTTGTGGCCGGTTACAATGTCTTGGCGGGCACTCGTTTGATCGTGAACGTGTGGAAAATTCAAAGGGATCCCAGAGTTTGGGAAGACCCTAATGCTTTTAAACCAGAGAGATTCTTGAACAGAGCCCAAAACGTTGATTTAAGGAGCCAAGATTTTGAGCTGATGCCGTTTGGGTCAGGGAGACGATCTTGTCCTGGAATGTCGTTTGCTCTTCAGGTTCTTAACCTCACATTGGCTCGTATAGTTCAGGCATTCGACATGGCGACGCCGTTGGGTGAGGCGGTGGACTTGACTGAGAGCCCTGGGCTTACTATACCTAAAGCAACGCCACTGGAAGTTGTTCTTACACCCAGGCTCCCAAACAAGCTTTACATATGA